Sequence from the Cytophagia bacterium CHB2 genome:
TGCGTTACGACGAGCTGCTGCTCATTCTCGAAGGCATTGATCTCGCCTCGATCAAGCGCCGGCCGCGTTATCACCGGGCGTCTTCATCAAAAAAACAAATGGCATAAAATTAGATTCAGGTTTTCGCGTGAGCTGTGCTTATATTAGAACATGTCAGATACCGCGCGCACACTCACTTATGACGAACTTCTATTTGAGAACCTACGCTTGCGGGAAGAACTTGCGCAGCTCAAGCGTTTGATCTTCGGGCAAAAACGTGAGCGTTTTGTGCCACTGGTCAACGAGCAGCAACTGGCAATCGCCCTGCACGAGGAATTGCCTGCTGCGCCAGCAGTTCCTCCAACCACGACGATCACCTACACACGCCGCGAGAAAAAATCTTCTCCGATTAAACTCCCCAGCCGTAATTTGTTGCCGGCACATTTGCGCCGCGAAGAGATTGTCATCGCCCCTGCGGAAGACGTGAGCACGCTCAAGAAGATCGGCGAAGAAATCACCGAAGAGCTGGAGTTTGTCCAACCGCAACTCTATGTCAAACGTTACATCCGTCCCAAGTATGCCCGTCCCGAGGGTGAAGGCATTGTCGTGGCAACCTTGCCCAGCCGTCCCATTGAAAAAGGTATTGCCGGTCCCGGCCTGTTGGCGCACATCCTCATGAGCAAGTTCGTTGATCATTTACCACTGTATCGCCAACGCCAGCAATTCCGCCGTCAGGGCGTCGAGATTCCCGGCGCCACGATGGATGGTTGGGTTACGGGCAGTTGCCAATGGTTTGTGCCTTTATATGACACTCAGCGCCGGATGATCCAGCAGTCTCCTTATCTGATGGCAGATGAAACGCCGATTCCGGTTTTGGATCGCACCAAGCCCGGCAAAACACATTTGGGTTATCTCTGGGTTTATTACGATCCCGGTGCCCAATTGGTGCTCTTTGATTATCGTCGCGGACGGGATCGTGCCGGGCCCAATGAGTTCTTGAAAAATTTTCGCGGCCATCTCCAGATCGATGGTTACGACGGCTATAACGATATCATCAAGCGCCCAGGAGTGACTGCCGTGGGTTGCATGGCGCATGCGCGGCGTTACTTCGAGCACGCGCAAGAGAACGATCGCGACCGCGCACAATGGATGCTGTCAAAGATCCAAGCTCTCTACGTCATCGAACGGCAGGCGCGCGAAGCGGCATTGCCCGTCGAAGAGAGATATCAATTGCGCCAGCATCATGCACTGCCGGTTTTGGCAGAAATCAAAATTTGGCTCGATGCCAATCTCACCTGCGTCTTGCCCAAAAGCGCCATAGGCAAAGCGATCGGCTACATGCTGGGCCAGTGGTCGAAGCTGGAGAAGTACGTCACCGACGGCCGTTTAGAGATCGACAACAACTTGGTCGAGAACGCCATTCGACCGGTCGCGTTGGGACGAAAGAACTATCTTTTTGCCGGATCGCACGAAGGCGCTAAACGCGCCGCGATGATTTACACCTTGGTAGCTACGGCCAAGCTGCATCACGTTGAACCGTACGAATATCTCAAAGACATTCTCAGCCGCATTCCAGACTACCCTCACCACAAAGTCGCCGACCTCCTCCCGCAAAGCTGGACGCCAAAAAAGTATTGAGAATAGGTGTTTTTTCGCCTATTCTCAAGATGGGTTCACCGAATGGATACGAGAATGCCACTTTCCGCCTTTGCCGGCAGTGAAATAAGCCTGCGTACGCAAGTTTTCGGCGTGGCAAATAAATCATCGCTCATCGCCAGCCTTGGCCACATCTATGAATTTGTTGAAGAAGCTGAATCGCAAACGTTGGCAACCACTGTCGAGAACACGGCGCCAAAAGAATTCACTTTGACAGCCAATCCGAATCCATTCAAGCCAGCCACCCAGATTCGTTTCTTCCTGCCCTCTGAAACTCCGGTGACGCTGCGCATCTACAACATCGCCGGGCAAATGGTTCGCGAGCTTTTGCATGAACAACAATACAAACCGGGCCAGCATACGGTTCTATGGGATGGCTGCGATGATTCGGGGCGTGCAACCGCGAGCGGCATTTACTTCATGCGCTTTGAAGGCGGCGGCCAGTTAAAAGCCGTCAAGTTGACTTTGGTGAGATAACCGAGTAGCTCACATAACCAAACCGCACCGTCGCGCGGTACACAGCAGGGTGATGATCGAAGCGCTGCGCAAACCCTACGATGCAGAAACTCTTGCCAAACAAGCTTGAAGACAAGGCGCCGAATTGAATGAAGCGGGGAATAAAGAATGATCAAGAAAATATGAAAGGCCATCTCAAAAAATGGGGTAGCCTTTTATTCTCGTGATCTTTTCGCAACAATGAGAGGGTCTCTGGCATTTTCCCAAAGCTGAGAAAGCACTCGGTATAACGAAAACCAAAATCGCGTAAATTTTCGTTAATTCGCCTTGAATTTGTAGTTTGTATTGGCATTGTTTCCTGCAATGCTTTTCTAAGACAAGTACGTTCAACTCGAAAAATTTAGTGGGGGTAAGATTATGAACGGAATTTCGAAACGCTGGGTGTAAGGCGCGCTCGGTTATCTGTCTGGCAATTACAGCGGCTTGCTGTGTGCCTTGTTGTTGCGGCTGGCAGCGGGGTAAGAACTTGACCATCGGATGTTCACACGAACCGACCGGATCTTCTGCAATCTCCGCTTTTTCAAAAATAAGAATAAAATACCGAGTATTCGTATTTATAAGAATCCTCTCATTCGCACCGCCTTTTTGTTGATTTGCGCAAATCGTTGGGATTCAAATTTTTAGAGCGCGTGGAAAGATGCCATATAACATGGCATGCTGATTGCAATCGTGCATGGCGAGAAACGCCAATTTCATGAATTTTGTTCGGTAATGTTCAGCCACGGCTTTACCGCGTTAGATGCCACGGCCAAACCACGGCTGACCGAGTAGGTATTACCGATTTTGGCAATCCACCTGCCGCCCGGGAAGAGGGGATAAGACATTTCGATGATGGGTTTTTCTCTCTTTCGCTCTCCTCCTCTCTCTTCTCCAACACAATGCTGGCTCTTGATCACCCGCGTCTGAATTCTATCCACAAGAACATCAAGCGAGTTCGGCATTTGTGGTAACAAAATCGAGGTGAAACCCATGAAAAAGAACTTTATCAAACGTAACATGAAGTTCTCTCAGTTATCCTTAATGCTCGCCGCTGCCATTTTGTGCGTCAGCACAAATTCTCTGAAAAGTCAAGGGCAAAAAACAGATTATTTCCCCACGCACATTGGGGACAAATGGTTTTATGAGCATCGCACTGGAGGGGTTCATGGAACACATTGGGCCAACAAAATTATTGAAGTCAAGGATACAACATCAATAGAAGGCAAAAGCTATTATGTCTTTGAAGATCGACTGTACGATATTTTTTACGAGCCTGGACGGATCTATCTCACAACACATTACTATAGAAAGGCAGATAACGGAGACGTGCTTAAGTTCAGTCCCCTGGTAAACCGTGAACAGCTTTACTATACGTTTCAAAAAGATTCTCTCTATCGATCGTATCTATACGATGGAGAGCCTGATCTCGTTTACAAATGGAGGATAACGCTAGACGATACCAGCACCTTAATTCGTATACCCTCGGGTAATTTTCAGAATTGTTACGACTATTCCTTCGACCTTCTGATCGATGATAATCATATCGGGCTCTTTACCGAAAGGGCGCTGGCACCAGACCTTGGATTCATATTCGAAGGGGCAGAGGGGGATCTTAATTTTCTTGTCGGTGCTTATATTAACGGCACCTTGTTTGGTGATACCACATTAACCTCAGTTGAGGAAATCTCTCAATCACCAACGCCAAATCAGCCTGTTTTATATCAGAACTACCCCAACCCATTCAAGCATACTACGCAAATATTTTTTTCTGTACCAACTTTTTGGCTCCATCCGATATCTGTAGCAGTTTTCGATATTCTAGGGCGTGAGATTGCCACTTTCACACCTGTAAAGTTGAGCACTGGACATCAAGCAATTCCATGGAACGGAAAAACCAATTCGGGAGAAGAAGTTGGCAATGGAATTTACATTATCAGATTAAATAGCGGCCGGTTTTCACAAAGCATCAAAATTCATTATCTCAAGTGAGGAGGTTTGTGATGAGAACATTCTTATTCGCATTCGTGCTCTGTCTCGCCGGTTTGTCGAGCTATTCAATTGCGCAAACTGAAATAGCTTGCGGCGTCGATGGCTCTCGGGCTCAACCAATCAACCCCGCTGCAACGCATGGAATTTATCTTCCCGCGGAAGGATAACCCAAAAGAGGCGCAAGATGAAACACCTTTTTGCTATATGGATCTCATTTCTAATCTGCATGAACCTTGCCCATTCTCAAGCGCCGCCGTTAGCCCCTGAAGTGTGGAGTGAACCGGTTAAGCTTGATGTTATTGGGATCGGCGGCCAGCCATCTATTAGCCCCATGAGTGACCAACTATTTTTTGTTGGCAGCTTGGATACCGCAGGAAGTGATATTTTGAGATCCAGAAAGATCGGCTCTGTTTGGCAACCACCGACACAAATCAATTCCAACATCAACCAAGGGCTGGAGTTCGCTCCGGCG
This genomic interval carries:
- a CDS encoding T9SS type A sorting domain-containing protein, with translation MDTRMPLSAFAGSEISLRTQVFGVANKSSLIASLGHIYEFVEEAESQTLATTVENTAPKEFTLTANPNPFKPATQIRFFLPSETPVTLRIYNIAGQMVRELLHEQQYKPGQHTVLWDGCDDSGRATASGIYFMRFEGGGQLKAVKLTLVR
- a CDS encoding T9SS type A sorting domain-containing protein produces the protein MKKNFIKRNMKFSQLSLMLAAAILCVSTNSLKSQGQKTDYFPTHIGDKWFYEHRTGGVHGTHWANKIIEVKDTTSIEGKSYYVFEDRLYDIFYEPGRIYLTTHYYRKADNGDVLKFSPLVNREQLYYTFQKDSLYRSYLYDGEPDLVYKWRITLDDTSTLIRIPSGNFQNCYDYSFDLLIDDNHIGLFTERALAPDLGFIFEGAEGDLNFLVGAYINGTLFGDTTLTSVEEISQSPTPNQPVLYQNYPNPFKHTTQIFFSVPTFWLHPISVAVFDILGREIATFTPVKLSTGHQAIPWNGKTNSGEEVGNGIYIIRLNSGRFSQSIKIHYLK
- a CDS encoding IS66 family transposase gives rise to the protein MSDTARTLTYDELLFENLRLREELAQLKRLIFGQKRERFVPLVNEQQLAIALHEELPAAPAVPPTTTITYTRREKKSSPIKLPSRNLLPAHLRREEIVIAPAEDVSTLKKIGEEITEELEFVQPQLYVKRYIRPKYARPEGEGIVVATLPSRPIEKGIAGPGLLAHILMSKFVDHLPLYRQRQQFRRQGVEIPGATMDGWVTGSCQWFVPLYDTQRRMIQQSPYLMADETPIPVLDRTKPGKTHLGYLWVYYDPGAQLVLFDYRRGRDRAGPNEFLKNFRGHLQIDGYDGYNDIIKRPGVTAVGCMAHARRYFEHAQENDRDRAQWMLSKIQALYVIERQAREAALPVEERYQLRQHHALPVLAEIKIWLDANLTCVLPKSAIGKAIGYMLGQWSKLEKYVTDGRLEIDNNLVENAIRPVALGRKNYLFAGSHEGAKRAAMIYTLVATAKLHHVEPYEYLKDILSRIPDYPHHKVADLLPQSWTPKKY